In Maridesulfovibrio bastinii DSM 16055, a single genomic region encodes these proteins:
- a CDS encoding glycerol-3-phosphate dehydrogenase/oxidase — protein sequence MKRSNFVQQMEDSSKEWDFIIIGGGATGLGSGLDAAARGYSVLLLEQGDFAEATSSRSTKMVHGGVRYLAQGNISLVMEALYERGVLRQNAPHMCYNQKFIVPDYKWWGLPYYGIGLKMYDMLSRKYTFGKSQIFTASKVSKEVPKVLRCGLKGGVTYHDGQFDDARLAVTLAQTMSDLGGCPVNYTKVTGLIKNSSGYVCGVNAEDKISGKTYELKAKAVINATGIFTDDIMNMDNLEHKKLIAPSQGIHIVIDREFLGGNTGIMVPKTDDGRVIFFVPWHGKVVVGTTDTPLSKVSMHPKPLDEEIDFLIEHSARYLATPPTKADIRSVFVGIRPLVAAGEAEKTSKLSRDHFLTVSPNKLLTIAGGKWTTYRHMAEDCIDHAIEMGGLTFRPTPTKNLKLHGYTETYDHNDHMHVYGSEAAEIKALATELPELDTQMHEDLPYSWLEVVWACRNESVQTVADALARRTRALILDARATAEVAPKAAEIIARELGKDKNWIESQIEDFTKLAENYIVN from the coding sequence ATGAAACGTTCTAATTTTGTCCAGCAGATGGAAGACAGCTCCAAGGAATGGGATTTCATTATTATTGGAGGTGGCGCAACCGGATTAGGATCAGGTCTCGACGCAGCGGCCAGAGGATATTCGGTTCTGCTCCTCGAACAAGGAGACTTTGCAGAAGCAACATCCAGCCGCAGTACTAAAATGGTACATGGCGGTGTACGCTATCTTGCTCAGGGTAATATCTCTCTGGTTATGGAGGCTCTTTACGAGCGCGGGGTGCTTCGCCAGAACGCTCCACACATGTGCTACAACCAAAAATTCATTGTTCCTGATTATAAATGGTGGGGCCTGCCCTATTACGGTATAGGCCTTAAAATGTATGACATGCTTTCCAGAAAATATACTTTTGGAAAATCCCAGATATTTACAGCCTCAAAAGTTTCAAAAGAAGTGCCTAAAGTACTGCGTTGCGGGCTCAAAGGCGGCGTAACCTATCACGATGGACAGTTTGATGACGCCAGACTGGCAGTTACTCTTGCCCAGACCATGTCAGATCTTGGCGGATGCCCGGTCAACTATACTAAAGTAACCGGACTTATTAAAAATTCTTCTGGTTATGTCTGCGGAGTTAATGCAGAAGATAAAATAAGCGGAAAAACATACGAGCTGAAAGCAAAAGCTGTAATCAACGCAACAGGCATTTTTACTGACGACATAATGAACATGGATAACCTTGAGCATAAAAAGCTTATAGCTCCAAGCCAGGGAATCCATATTGTTATTGACCGTGAATTTCTTGGTGGAAATACAGGAATCATGGTTCCTAAAACTGATGACGGCCGTGTTATCTTCTTTGTCCCCTGGCATGGAAAAGTTGTTGTAGGAACAACAGATACCCCGCTTTCAAAAGTTAGTATGCATCCTAAACCACTTGATGAAGAAATAGACTTCCTCATTGAACATTCAGCAAGATATCTGGCTACTCCACCGACCAAAGCTGACATCAGGAGTGTTTTTGTAGGAATCCGGCCTCTTGTTGCTGCCGGAGAGGCTGAAAAGACTTCAAAGCTTTCACGTGACCATTTTCTTACAGTTTCACCCAATAAGCTTTTGACTATTGCCGGTGGTAAATGGACAACATACAGACACATGGCTGAAGATTGCATTGACCATGCTATTGAGATGGGAGGATTAACTTTCCGCCCGACTCCTACCAAGAATCTGAAGTTGCATGGTTATACAGAAACTTATGACCACAACGACCACATGCATGTCTATGGAAGCGAAGCTGCAGAAATCAAAGCCCTTGCAACTGAGCTACCGGAACTGGACACTCAGATGCATGAAGACCTTCCATACTCGTGGCTTGAAGTTGTCTGGGCCTGCAGAAATGAAAGTGTCCAGACCGTTGCTGATGCCCTTGCACGAAGAACAAGAGCATTAATTCTGGATGCTAGAGCAACAGCGGAAGTTGCTCCAAAAGCAGCAGAAATCATAGCTCGCGAACTCGGTAAAGATAAAAACTGGATAGAAAGCCAGATAGAAGATTTTACTAAACTTGCTGAAAATTATATTGTAAATTAA
- the ald gene encoding alanine dehydrogenase, translated as MKVGVLKEIKSAEHRVAMTPAGVEVMKANGHEILVEKGAGEGSNFKDDEYVKAGATIIDSPADIYKDCEMVMHVKEPQASEYDMVREGQIVFTYFHFAPDEPLTRAFIKNKSVAIAYETVEGHHHDLPLLTPMSEVAGRMAVQEGAKYLERFYGGRGILLGGVTGVAPANVVVIGGGVVGTNAALMACGLGAKVTLLDMNLDRLRHLTEIMPKNCCPMMSSPGLIRELVKDADVVVGAVLVAGAKTPKLLTRDMLKTMKKGSVIVDVAIDQGGCFETSKPTTHGEPVFEVDGVIHYCVANMPGAVPFTSTMALTNATLPYAVEIANKGWKKAAVENNGIKTGINMVNGQVTFKGVADAFDLEYVPVDNLL; from the coding sequence ATGAAAGTTGGAGTTTTAAAAGAAATCAAGTCGGCTGAACACAGAGTAGCAATGACTCCTGCCGGAGTTGAAGTTATGAAGGCCAATGGTCATGAAATTCTGGTTGAAAAGGGAGCCGGTGAAGGAAGTAATTTTAAAGATGATGAGTATGTAAAAGCAGGCGCAACCATCATTGATTCTCCTGCTGATATTTATAAAGACTGCGAAATGGTCATGCATGTTAAAGAGCCTCAGGCTTCTGAGTATGACATGGTACGCGAAGGTCAGATTGTTTTCACATATTTCCATTTTGCCCCTGATGAGCCCCTAACTCGTGCATTTATAAAGAATAAATCAGTTGCAATAGCTTACGAAACCGTAGAAGGTCATCATCACGATCTCCCACTGCTTACTCCTATGAGTGAGGTCGCAGGACGTATGGCAGTACAGGAAGGAGCAAAGTATCTTGAAAGATTTTACGGTGGTAGAGGCATACTTCTTGGTGGTGTAACAGGTGTTGCACCAGCAAATGTTGTTGTGATAGGTGGCGGTGTTGTCGGAACAAATGCAGCTTTAATGGCTTGCGGACTTGGCGCTAAAGTTACGCTGCTTGATATGAATCTGGACAGATTAAGGCATCTTACAGAAATTATGCCTAAAAACTGCTGTCCTATGATGAGTAGCCCCGGACTTATTCGTGAGCTTGTCAAAGATGCTGACGTTGTTGTCGGTGCAGTTCTTGTAGCCGGAGCAAAAACACCAAAACTGTTGACCCGTGACATGTTGAAAACCATGAAGAAAGGGTCTGTTATTGTTGACGTTGCGATAGATCAGGGCGGATGTTTTGAAACCTCGAAACCTACTACACATGGGGAACCAGTATTTGAAGTTGACGGTGTAATTCACTATTGCGTTGCCAATATGCCTGGTGCAGTGCCTTTCACTTCTACAATGGCTCTCACCAATGCGACCCTTCCTTACGCAGTTGAGATTGCCAACAAGGGATGGAAGAAGGCAGCTGTGGAAAATAATGGCATTAAAACCGGTATTAACATGGTTAACGGTCAGGTAACTTTCAAAGGAGTGGCAGACGCATTCGATCTCGAATACGTTCCTGTTGACAACTTGTTGTAG
- a CDS encoding sigma-54 interaction domain-containing protein, with translation MSESYKFKLVFKDRLGIVHDIATLMMKHRLNIKAMEVEQVNGFAKISIEIESDGQKLSNDKLLNLFSLLPKIDSQNVVRSLPHEKRERWFRTVFDAMSEGVISVNADGIVNTVNKVACRILGMSYHTIVGRHVAEISFKECILQECIEKRIPLRRRKSVLTGTGRIYFYGSAEPICDSEGRLVGAVLLMKNLKEVKEMVDAVSGPLEICFDDIIGESSEMVSLKNFARKVSTMGTILSINGESGTGKELFARAIHFESGRTGPFVPVNCAALPEQLIESELFGYVDGAFTGAQKKGKQGLFESAGKGTIFLDEIGDMPAGLQAKILRVLQDGCVRRIGGFEEIPVDARVVTATNKNLKEMVEKGEFREDLFYRINVLTIQIPPLKERLCDLPLLVNSFLQRFNRKLGKEDQIITSEALEKLRQYDWPGNVRELQNVIERAAILSDGIEIRSEAVRLSSNGVFDSKDRSIENSFPSGKSLKQIMSDYEVNILLEALNSTASIRKAAFKLGLSHTALLKKISKYQITNGNNSCHWNILVPTD, from the coding sequence ATGTCAGAAAGTTATAAGTTTAAGCTTGTATTTAAGGATAGGCTCGGAATAGTCCATGATATAGCAACATTAATGATGAAACATCGTCTGAACATTAAGGCGATGGAAGTTGAACAAGTTAATGGATTTGCTAAAATTTCCATTGAAATCGAAAGTGATGGCCAGAAATTATCTAATGATAAGCTCCTGAATTTATTTTCATTACTCCCTAAAATAGATAGTCAGAATGTTGTTCGCAGTTTACCGCATGAAAAGCGGGAACGTTGGTTCCGTACTGTTTTTGACGCTATGAGCGAAGGAGTCATCTCCGTAAATGCTGATGGGATAGTCAATACGGTGAATAAAGTTGCCTGCCGGATATTAGGAATGTCTTATCATACTATAGTTGGCAGACATGTTGCTGAGATAAGTTTTAAAGAATGTATTCTACAGGAGTGCATTGAGAAAAGAATTCCTCTGCGTAGGAGAAAATCTGTTTTAACAGGTACCGGCAGAATATATTTCTATGGTTCTGCAGAGCCGATCTGTGATTCTGAGGGGAGGCTGGTCGGGGCTGTCTTATTAATGAAGAATCTTAAAGAGGTGAAAGAGATGGTTGATGCTGTTTCCGGACCACTTGAGATCTGTTTCGATGATATAATTGGAGAAAGTTCTGAGATGGTCAGCCTGAAGAACTTTGCCCGGAAAGTTTCAACCATGGGGACAATTTTATCTATAAATGGAGAGAGCGGAACAGGAAAAGAGTTATTTGCCAGGGCAATCCACTTCGAGAGCGGGCGTACCGGTCCTTTTGTTCCTGTCAATTGTGCAGCACTTCCAGAGCAGCTTATTGAAAGTGAGCTATTCGGTTATGTTGATGGAGCTTTTACCGGGGCTCAGAAGAAAGGTAAGCAGGGACTTTTTGAATCTGCCGGCAAAGGAACTATTTTTCTGGATGAAATTGGTGATATGCCAGCCGGGTTGCAGGCTAAAATTTTGAGGGTTCTTCAGGACGGATGTGTGCGTAGAATTGGTGGTTTTGAAGAGATCCCAGTCGATGCGAGAGTTGTTACAGCAACAAATAAAAATCTAAAAGAGATGGTTGAAAAAGGGGAATTTCGGGAAGATTTATTTTATAGAATAAATGTGTTGACTATTCAGATTCCACCACTTAAAGAACGGCTCTGCGATTTGCCGCTGCTGGTTAATTCTTTTTTACAAAGGTTTAATCGGAAACTTGGAAAAGAAGATCAGATTATAACTTCTGAAGCACTTGAGAAGCTCCGCCAATATGATTGGCCTGGAAATGTTCGTGAATTACAGAATGTCATCGAGCGAGCCGCCATACTAAGTGATGGCATAGAAATTAGATCAGAAGCCGTAAGACTGAGCTCAAATGGAGTTTTTGATAGTAAAGATAGAAGTATAGAGAATTCTTTTCCATCAGGTAAAAGCTTAAAGCAGATTATGTCAGATTATGAAGTGAACATTTTGCTTGAAGCCCTCAATTCTACTGCCAGCATCAGAAAAGCAGCTTTCAAACTTGGACTTTCCCACACCGCTCTCCTGAAAAAAATTTCAAAATATCAAATAACTAACGGTAACAATAGTTGCCATTGGAATATTTTAGTTCCAACCGATTAG
- the tpx gene encoding thiol peroxidase, translating to MIEREGIITFAGNPLTLIGDEIKAGSKAPDFSAVDNELAPKTLADYAGKVLILSAVPSLDTPVCDMETRRFNTEASKLSDDIKILTLSMDLPFAQARWCGAAGVEAVTTLSDHKDAAFGEAYGVLIKELRLLSRAVFVVDKSGTVQYAEYLKEITEEPDYDAALEAAKKLV from the coding sequence ATGATAGAGAGAGAAGGAATTATTACATTTGCAGGAAATCCATTGACACTGATCGGTGATGAAATCAAAGCTGGAAGCAAAGCTCCTGACTTTTCAGCTGTAGACAATGAACTCGCACCAAAGACTCTTGCAGATTATGCTGGAAAAGTTCTGATTCTATCAGCAGTACCTTCACTGGATACCCCTGTATGCGATATGGAAACACGCCGCTTCAATACTGAAGCTTCCAAATTGAGTGACGACATCAAAATCCTTACTCTGAGCATGGATCTCCCCTTTGCTCAGGCCAGATGGTGCGGAGCTGCCGGAGTTGAAGCAGTGACAACCCTTTCTGATCATAAGGATGCTGCCTTCGGTGAAGCATACGGAGTACTCATCAAAGAACTTCGTCTTCTTAGCAGAGCTGTTTTCGTGGTTGATAAATCTGGAACCGTTCAATATGCGGAATACCTTAAAGAAATTACTGAAGAACCTGATTATGATGCAGCCCTTGAAGCAGCAAAAAAACTTGTTTAG
- a CDS encoding DeoR/GlpR family DNA-binding transcription regulator, with the protein MKLNINSLPKRQREILEIVNENGFSPIESLAQQFEVTPQTIRRDINKLCEYQLLQRFHGGAGRSSSVENLDYNNRRNILYQEKKSIAKMAAQRIPDRASLFINLGTTTEEVAKVLTGHKGLKVITNNLNVAMILSSSNSDSEIMVAGGMVRQRDNGITGEATVEFIKQFKVDYGIIGVSGIDEDGTLLDYDYHEVRIAREIIRNSRNVFLVTDHTKFNRNAMVRIADISEIDAIFTDKKPSSSFCDIMKIKEVELYVAESGQANSSSDENLTDDDI; encoded by the coding sequence TTGAAATTAAATATAAATTCATTGCCAAAGCGGCAGCGTGAAATTCTGGAAATTGTAAACGAAAATGGATTTTCACCTATAGAATCCCTTGCTCAGCAATTTGAAGTTACTCCTCAGACCATACGCAGAGATATAAATAAACTCTGTGAATATCAATTATTACAGCGTTTTCACGGTGGAGCGGGGCGTTCTTCTAGTGTTGAAAATCTTGATTATAATAACCGCAGAAATATTTTATATCAGGAAAAGAAAAGTATTGCCAAAATGGCAGCTCAAAGGATTCCGGATAGAGCCTCACTTTTTATAAATCTAGGAACTACCACAGAGGAAGTCGCAAAAGTTCTTACCGGACATAAGGGACTGAAGGTTATTACTAATAATTTAAATGTGGCAATGATATTAAGTAGTAGTAATAGCGACAGTGAAATTATGGTTGCCGGTGGTATGGTTCGCCAGCGTGATAACGGGATAACCGGTGAAGCTACTGTTGAGTTTATTAAGCAATTTAAGGTTGATTATGGAATAATCGGGGTTTCGGGAATAGATGAGGATGGAACTCTTTTAGATTATGATTACCATGAAGTTCGAATCGCTCGTGAAATCATCAGAAATTCCAGAAATGTTTTTTTAGTTACCGATCATACTAAATTTAATAGAAATGCTATGGTAAGAATTGCAGATATATCAGAAATTGATGCAATTTTTACAGATAAAAAGCCATCATCTTCATTTTGCGATATTATGAAAATTAAGGAAGTTGAACTTTATGTGGCGGAGTCTGGACAGGCAAATTCAAGTTCGGACGAAAATCTGACCGATGACGATATTTAA
- a CDS encoding type 1 glutamine amidotransferase domain-containing protein — protein sequence MKLKGQRVLMFIDNIFEDMELLYPYYRLLEEGAEVVVAGPEEDTVYIGKNGYPFRSNAAIAAQKASDFDFLVVAGGFAPDKLRRDPKVLELTRDIHDAGKVVAHICHGGWIPISAGIMKGFTCTSTPGIKDDLINAGATWVDKEVVVDRNQVSSRKPDDLPAFCRAIIELAAR from the coding sequence ATGAAGTTGAAAGGGCAACGTGTTTTGATGTTTATTGATAATATTTTTGAAGATATGGAGCTTTTATATCCATATTATAGATTGCTAGAAGAAGGTGCTGAGGTTGTTGTCGCAGGTCCTGAAGAAGATACTGTTTACATAGGTAAAAATGGCTATCCTTTTCGTTCGAATGCTGCAATTGCCGCACAAAAAGCATCTGATTTTGATTTCTTAGTTGTAGCAGGAGGTTTTGCTCCTGATAAGTTGCGCAGAGACCCTAAAGTTTTGGAGCTGACCCGGGATATCCATGATGCAGGTAAAGTTGTTGCGCATATTTGTCATGGTGGATGGATACCCATTTCTGCCGGTATCATGAAAGGATTTACCTGTACTTCTACTCCTGGAATCAAAGATGATTTGATTAATGCCGGAGCTACGTGGGTAGATAAAGAAGTTGTTGTTGACAGGAATCAGGTTTCTTCAAGAAAGCCGGATGACCTTCCGGCATTTTGTCGGGCGATAATTGAATTGGCTGCCAGATAA
- the glpK gene encoding glycerol kinase GlpK, which produces MTKKYVLSIDQGTTSSRAIIFNKHGEIVHVTQKEFTQIFPKSGWVEHDATEIWSSVQSVVAEALSHPEISSSDIATIGITNQRETTVVWDKNTGQPVYNAIVWQSRQTMDICNDLKAKGLDSMFREKTGLLIDAYFSGTKVKWILDNVEGAREKAEKGDLLFGTIDTWLVWKLTGGKVHVTDYTNASRTLMYNIHELKWDEELLKHLTVPACMLPEVRPSSELYGTTDKDHFQGIELPISGMAGDQQAALFGQACFKEGMAKNTYGTGCFMLMNTGEKAVPSKNGLLTTIAWGVDGKVEYALEGSIFVAGSAIQWLRDGLRMFREAKDSELYATRVQSSDGVYLVPAFVGLGAPYWDSEVRGAVFGLTRGTTKEHFVRATLESLCYQTKDVLSAMEADSGIKLEKLRVDGGAVANDLLLQIQADQLGCPVERPMCIETTALGAAYLAGLAVGFWAEKDDIVKSFGVDREFAPKMDPEEAKKLYAGWQKAVEATMAFK; this is translated from the coding sequence ATGACCAAAAAATATGTTCTTTCTATTGATCAGGGGACCACAAGCTCCAGAGCAATTATCTTTAATAAGCATGGAGAAATCGTCCATGTTACACAAAAAGAATTCACCCAGATTTTTCCTAAATCCGGATGGGTTGAACATGATGCTACTGAAATATGGTCTTCCGTTCAGTCTGTAGTTGCAGAAGCTCTTTCACACCCTGAAATTTCAAGCTCTGACATTGCAACTATAGGAATCACCAACCAGCGTGAAACAACTGTTGTCTGGGATAAAAATACCGGACAGCCTGTTTATAACGCTATTGTTTGGCAGTCACGCCAGACCATGGATATATGCAATGACCTTAAAGCAAAAGGTCTCGACAGCATGTTTCGCGAAAAAACAGGTCTTCTTATTGACGCTTATTTCTCAGGAACAAAAGTTAAATGGATTCTTGATAACGTTGAAGGCGCCCGTGAAAAGGCTGAAAAAGGTGATCTTCTTTTCGGAACTATTGATACGTGGCTGGTCTGGAAACTTACAGGCGGAAAGGTTCATGTAACCGACTACACCAATGCTTCCAGAACTCTCATGTATAATATTCATGAACTTAAATGGGATGAAGAACTTCTGAAACATCTTACCGTACCGGCCTGCATGCTTCCGGAAGTAAGACCTTCATCAGAGCTTTACGGAACAACCGATAAAGATCACTTCCAGGGTATCGAACTGCCCATCTCCGGTATGGCTGGCGACCAGCAGGCTGCACTTTTTGGTCAGGCATGCTTCAAAGAAGGCATGGCTAAAAATACATATGGTACCGGTTGCTTCATGCTCATGAATACCGGAGAAAAAGCTGTACCTTCCAAAAACGGTCTGCTTACCACAATTGCATGGGGTGTAGACGGAAAAGTTGAATATGCTCTTGAAGGCTCTATCTTTGTTGCCGGATCAGCTATTCAATGGCTTCGTGACGGACTTCGTATGTTCAGAGAAGCAAAAGACAGCGAACTCTACGCAACAAGAGTTCAAAGTTCAGATGGCGTATACCTCGTACCGGCATTTGTAGGTCTTGGTGCTCCATACTGGGATTCTGAAGTTAGAGGAGCTGTTTTCGGCCTGACCCGCGGAACCACAAAAGAACACTTTGTTCGCGCAACCCTTGAATCACTCTGCTACCAGACTAAAGACGTGCTATCAGCAATGGAAGCTGATTCAGGAATCAAGCTTGAAAAATTGCGTGTTGATGGCGGAGCTGTTGCAAACGACCTTCTGCTCCAGATTCAGGCAGATCAGCTGGGATGCCCCGTCGAAAGACCCATGTGCATCGAAACAACAGCTCTTGGCGCAGCATACCTTGCAGGTCTCGCTGTAGGCTTTTGGGCCGAAAAAGATGACATTGTCAAAAGTTTTGGTGTTGACCGTGAGTTTGCTCCTAAGATGGACCCTGAAGAAGCTAAAAAGCTTTACGCCGGATGGCAAAAAGCTGTTGAAGCTACAATGGCTTTTAAATAG
- a CDS encoding MIP/aquaporin family protein, with protein sequence MEFFISELVGTLILTLFGCGVCANVLLEKSKGQNSGWIVITFGWGFAVAFAVYVTGKFSGAHINPAVTIGLASVGAFPWEKVPEYIAGQMVGGCLGAMICYFTYLNHWKETKDAGLKLAIFSTGPAIPNVFANFLCEFIGTAALLFGLMGIGANEFSKGLNPLIVGFYIVAIGLSLGGPTGYAINPARDLGPRIAHAILPIPGKGSNDWGYAWIPVVAPICGGVVGAMLYKACFG encoded by the coding sequence ATGGAGTTCTTTATCAGTGAATTAGTCGGAACTTTGATTTTGACACTTTTCGGTTGCGGCGTTTGCGCAAACGTTCTTCTGGAAAAATCAAAAGGACAAAACAGTGGATGGATAGTAATTACCTTCGGATGGGGTTTCGCCGTTGCTTTTGCTGTCTATGTTACAGGTAAATTTTCAGGTGCACACATAAACCCGGCTGTAACAATCGGTCTGGCCTCTGTCGGTGCTTTTCCATGGGAAAAAGTGCCTGAATACATTGCAGGACAGATGGTTGGTGGTTGTCTTGGTGCCATGATATGTTACTTTACATACCTCAACCACTGGAAAGAGACTAAAGATGCTGGACTCAAACTGGCAATTTTCTCAACCGGACCGGCTATTCCTAATGTCTTTGCTAACTTTCTCTGCGAATTTATAGGCACAGCCGCTCTGCTCTTCGGTCTTATGGGAATTGGTGCCAACGAATTTTCCAAAGGCCTGAACCCTCTTATTGTAGGTTTTTACATTGTAGCTATCGGTCTTTCACTCGGTGGTCCTACAGGATACGCTATCAACCCGGCTCGTGACCTCGGACCTAGAATAGCTCACGCCATCCTGCCCATTCCCGGCAAAGGAAGCAACGATTGGGGATACGCATGGATTCCTGTTGTTGCACCTATCTGCGGCGGTGTTGTTGGTGCAATGCTCTACAAGGCTTGCTTCGGTTAA
- a CDS encoding DUF6976 family protein, giving the protein MNNNLLTKSETENLINSDRILLLSGDEDNLKSLPKGNWIGGTTPYFVSKESGGLISKDKIFVSDITSVAKSIMVKNYDEYKLRKLYGNSYPNGFNFIIIPSSSPAHSSFALNAPSYKKFGKYPLLGWISGVHINDLGKIKPKIFNGITGESFEDEAIVMHVEVDENKTIEIGTVNNFEQGDGDILTFMDDGFSCKEVMVNGLRESFGDYIIRNGLDTKLPLVANYFGKLVNISFQSFEAGGTVRFYAPVFTGVRYKHAKPVGDYAQEFNRQMQNVDLNNKKILFSCNCVLNYMHLNLEGKKTEPFTGPFTFGEIAYQLLNQTLVYLSITES; this is encoded by the coding sequence ATGAATAATAATCTACTAACAAAATCTGAAACTGAAAATTTGATTAATTCAGACAGAATCCTGCTGCTTTCCGGTGATGAAGACAACCTGAAATCACTGCCAAAAGGCAATTGGATTGGTGGAACTACTCCATATTTTGTTTCAAAAGAAAGTGGCGGTCTTATTTCAAAAGACAAAATTTTTGTTTCAGATATTACCTCGGTAGCAAAGTCTATTATGGTCAAAAACTATGACGAATATAAGCTTCGCAAACTATATGGAAACTCTTACCCGAATGGCTTCAATTTTATAATAATACCTTCATCAAGCCCTGCTCACAGCTCTTTTGCCCTGAACGCTCCCAGTTATAAAAAATTTGGAAAGTATCCATTACTTGGGTGGATTAGCGGTGTGCATATTAACGATCTTGGTAAGATAAAACCTAAAATTTTTAATGGGATTACCGGAGAATCCTTTGAAGACGAAGCAATTGTTATGCACGTTGAAGTTGATGAAAATAAAACAATTGAAATAGGTACTGTTAATAATTTTGAACAGGGTGACGGCGATATTCTTACTTTTATGGATGATGGCTTTTCATGCAAAGAAGTAATGGTTAACGGCCTGAGAGAAAGCTTTGGTGACTATATAATAAGAAACGGTCTCGATACAAAACTTCCTCTGGTGGCGAACTATTTCGGAAAACTTGTTAATATCAGTTTTCAAAGTTTCGAAGCCGGTGGAACCGTAAGATTCTACGCTCCAGTGTTTACAGGCGTACGCTACAAGCACGCCAAACCAGTTGGTGATTATGCACAGGAGTTCAACAGGCAGATGCAAAATGTTGATCTAAACAATAAAAAAATTTTATTCTCATGCAATTGTGTTTTAAATTACATGCATCTAAATCTTGAAGGTAAAAAAACAGAACCATTTACCGGGCCATTCACTTTTGGAGAAATTGCATATCAACTGCTTAACCAGACATTGGTTTATCTCAGCATAACCGAATCATAG